The genomic stretch CCACTTGAACATCATTAAAGCCAACCTATATAAGAAAAGTTGGTTTCCACTCCCTTTCCAAATACAGTATCAATGTTCAATCTTCAGGCCCACTTTAATTACTTGCGCATTTATGATTCTAATTTCTAGATGAAATGACAAAAGAGCACGGGTAGTTGGGGTTgttttaatgaaatgaaaaaacaaatacatggaCAAAAGAATCTGAGATTTTCAATggcaaatgaaaagaaagaaatattaagaaaagggATATTGAAAACACGATGGGTTTTGAACTGTGACGcgaaaattaagtattttacaAGAAGAAAAGGCATTTGAAGAACAAAAGGATGCGATTTTTGTGCGAAATTTAAGGTGGGGTACCGGGTAGTTTGATATTCATGATCTCACAAACCTAAAACAAACTGCTAAGCGTGATTCTATCCGTCCTTATCACGCCAGGATTATACCTATCTGTTTAATACATCATCTCTATAAATACCATACACTCTGCCCAGTCTTTTAACCTTCTTATCCAACAATATATCAATTACCGTAAGGGAGAGAGTTTAGATCTTGCTTAGAAAGAATGGAGGTTGATCTGTCACCAAAATTGTGCAAGAAGGTGTATGGAGGAGATGGTGGGTCTTATTATGCGTGGAGCCCAGCTGAGCTTGCCATGCTAAAAGAAGGGAACATAGGTGCAGCCAAGCTGGCCCTTGAAAAGAATGGTTTTGCTCTTCCTCGTTACTCTGATTCTGCCAAGGTTGCCTATGTTCTTCaaggtattaattaattactctcttcatttttttaaaagatcgaTTGAAATTGGTTTTGGTTTTCTGTCTCCAAGGATGCCTATTTAATCCACAAATCAATACGTAGTGAGCATATAATGGAtgaggatttttaaaaaaagaagttatagtGAAATATGGTTTATATTAGTACTGGTTTTGGTGCAAGATTTCTGCAAAGTTTTGGAAGatctattgatttttataaacgCTGAAAAGAAGacaacttttttcttatttaaaggATATTGGGGTAATGATtcaataaaagtaataaaagagaagaatttTACTGCGTGGTATGACCCTGTTTTCGCTTTGCATTTTGTAGGGAATGGGGTAGCTGGTATTGTTCTTCCTGAGAAAGAAGAGAGGGTTGTTGCCCTTAAGAAGGGTGATGCTATTGCTCTTCCTTTCGGTGTCGTTTCATGGTGGTATAACAAAGAGGACACTGAACTTGTAGTTCTCTTCCTGGGTGACACCTCTAAAGCCCACAAAACTGGTGAATTCACCGATTTCTTTTTGACTGGCTCCAATGGCATTTTCACTGGCTTCTCTTCTGAGTTCGTGAGCCGAGCATGGGGTGTGGATGATAAGGCCGTGAAGACCCTAGTTGGAAACCAGACAGCCAAAGGCATTGTCAAGCTTGATGGATCCTTTAAGATGCCTGAACCCAAAAAGGAAAGCCGTGAGGGCTTTGTATACAACTGCGAGGAAGCTCCACTAGATGTTGATATTAAGGATGGTGGAAAGGTTGTTCTTTTGAACACCAAGAACCTTCCTTTGGTTGCTGAGGTTGGGCTCGGTGCTGATCTTGTTAGACTGGATAGTAAAGCCATGTGCTCTCCTGGTTTTTCTTGTGACTCTGCTTTACAA from Populus alba chromosome 8, ASM523922v2, whole genome shotgun sequence encodes the following:
- the LOC118062442 gene encoding glutelin type-A 1 codes for the protein MEVDLSPKLCKKVYGGDGGSYYAWSPAELAMLKEGNIGAAKLALEKNGFALPRYSDSAKVAYVLQGNGVAGIVLPEKEERVVALKKGDAIALPFGVVSWWYNKEDTELVVLFLGDTSKAHKTGEFTDFFLTGSNGIFTGFSSEFVSRAWGVDDKAVKTLVGNQTAKGIVKLDGSFKMPEPKKESREGFVYNCEEAPLDVDIKDGGKVVLLNTKNLPLVAEVGLGADLVRLDSKAMCSPGFSCDSALQVTYIVSGSGRVQVVGVDGRRVLETTVKAGHLFIVPRFFVVSKICDPDGMSWFSIITTPNPIFTHLAGRTSVWKALSPQVLEASLKVSPDVEQLFRSMRMNEEIFFPPPK